From Harpia harpyja isolate bHarHar1 chromosome 19, bHarHar1 primary haplotype, whole genome shotgun sequence, one genomic window encodes:
- the IER5L gene encoding immediate early response gene 5-like protein encodes MLRGRRRMECTLDAQSLISISLRKIHSSRTQRGGIKLHKNLLVSYVLRNARQLYLSERYAELYRRQQHYPDGAPLLAMPACPPPAAAAPPELAALPLPADTQDREARSCAAARGGAELLEVPVCAAPPELQRAPCRDSSPGFYRAAGSAGPGGGGGSSAPPGLLYAAGCDFGSGGAPHCSSRTTVLDLDTHVVTTVENGYLHQDCCSQCPCCCQPAPGLASLPPTPGTKRKYYPGQEEEEEGVEEGEPGGGGVAGGPPFAPCTKRARFEEYSAEHPQDSSNISNLISIFGSGFTGLVSRQQADSEQPLNGQLCSKQALASLGAWTRAIVAF; translated from the coding sequence ATGCTGAGGGGCCGGAGgaggatggagtgcaccctcgaTGCGCAGAGTTTGATCAGTATTTCCCTGCGGAAGATCCACAGCTCCCGCACGCAGCGAGGCGGCATCAAGCTCCACAAGAACCTGCTCGTCTCCTATGTGCTCCGCAACGCCCGGCAGCTCTACCTGAGCGAGCGCTACGCCGAGCTCTACCGCCGCCAGCAGCACTACCCCGACGGCGCTCCGCTCCTCGCCATgcccgcctgcccgccgcccgccgccgccgccccgccggagCTGGCGGCGCTCCCGCTGCCCGCCGACACGCAGGACCGCGAGGCGCGGAGCtgcgcggcggcgcggggcggtgcggagctgctggaggtgccGGTGTGCGCGGCGCCCCCGGAGCTGCAGCGAGCGCCCTGCAGAGACTCGTCCCCGGGCTTTTACCGGGCCGCCGGTAGCGCCGGtcccggcggtggcggcggcagcagcgcgcCCCCAGGGCTGCTCTACGCCGCCGGCTGTGACTTCGGGAGCGGCGGGGCGCCGCACTGTAGCAGCCGCACCACGGTGCTGGATTTGGACACTCACGTCGTGACCACGGTGGAGAACGGGTACTTGCACCAGGACTGCTGCTCGCAGtgcccctgctgctgccaacCGGCACCGGGGCTCGCCTCCCTGCCGCCCACGCCGGGCACCAAGCGCAAGTATTAcccggggcaggaggaggaagaggagggggtgGAGGAAGGGGAGCCGGGGGGAGGCGGGGTGGCGGGCGGCCCCCCCTTCGCCCCGTGCACCAAACGCGCCCGTTTCGAGGAGTACAGCGCCGAGCACCCCCAGGACTCTTCCAACATCTCCAACTTGATCTCCATCTTCGGCTCCGGTTTCACGGGGCTGGTGAGCCGGCAGCAGGCGGACTCGGAGCAGCCCCTCAACGGGCAGCTGTGCAGCAAGCAGGCGCTGGCGAGCCTGGGAGCCTGGACTCGGGCCATCGTCGCGTTTTAG